One genomic window of Gossypium hirsutum isolate 1008001.06 chromosome D11, Gossypium_hirsutum_v2.1, whole genome shotgun sequence includes the following:
- the LOC107912309 gene encoding pentatricopeptide repeat-containing protein At2g31400, chloroplastic, with translation MASTPPHCSITASTKSYKNHQYPKNHFKNHQNNHRNHPLPRKFSLSNPLPSPCNAAKHTAAAASASTVRAPLSQVSTPFPSLDPDFSGRRSTRFVSKMHLGRPKTSINTRHTSIAEEVLQLALHNALAGLESILVSFESKLSGSDDYTFLLRELGNRSEYEKAIKCFNFAVRRETRRTEQGKLATAMISILGRLGKVELARGVFHTALNEGYGKTVYGFSALISAFGRSGYCDEALKVFDSMKNYGLKPNLVIYNAVIDACGKGGLEFKRVVEIFDEMLRSGVQPDRITFNSLLAVCSRGGLWEAASNLFSEMVDRGIDRDIFTYNTFLDAVCKGGQMDLAFEIMAEMPAKNIFPNVITYSTMVDGYAKAGRFDDALNLFNEMKFLGIGLDRVSYNTMLSIYAKLGRFEEALDICREMEDSGMRRDVVTYNALLGGYGKQGKYDEVRALFDEMKAQKVSPNLLTYSTVIDVYSKGGLYDEAMDVFREFKRAGLKADVVLYSALIDALCKNGLVEYAVSLLDEMTKEGIRPNVVTYNSIIDAFGRSATSEHVFDAGGIRESLADSSSSLVIKQCIHGRAVDREDNRIVKIFGQLAAEKGGQAKKDCGGKREILCILGIFQKMHELEIRPNVVTFSAILNACSRCDSFEDASMLLEELQLFDNQVYGVAYGLLMGYRENGWTQAQSLFDEVKLIDSSTASAFYNALTDMLWHFGQKRGAQLVVLEGKRRQVWDNVWSNSCLDLHLMSSGAARAMVHSWLLNIHSTVFEGHELPKLLSILTGWGKHSKVVGDGALRRAVEALITGMGAPFQLAKCNLGRFVSTGPVVTAWLRESGTKNLLVLHDNRTQPENTRFEEISNLQTLTL, from the exons ATGGCGTCAACGCCACCGCACTGTTCAATCACAGCTTCAACAAAGTCCTACAAGAACCATCAATACccaaaaaatcatttcaaaaacCACCAGAATAACCACCGGAATCATCCTCTTCCCCGAAAGTTTTCCCTTTCCAACCCCCTTCCTTCACCTTGCAATGCAGCGAAACACACCGCCGCCGCAGCATCCGCCTCCACCGTCCGCGCTCCCCTCTCGCAGGTCTCCACCCCTTTCCCTTCCCTCGATCCCGATTTCTCTGGCCGCCGGTCGACTCGGTTTGTCTCAAAAATGCACTTGGGCCGTCCCAAAACCAGTATCAACACCCGCCACACCTCTATAGCTGAAGAAGTCCTTCAACTCGCCTTACATAACGCTCTAGCTGGCCTTGAAAGCATTCTCGTCTCCTTCGAATCTAAGCTTAGCGGCTCCGATGACTACACTTTCTTGCTTCGAGAGCTTGGAAACAGAAGTGAGTATGAAAAAGCCATTAAATGTTTTAACTTCGCGGTTAGAAGGGAGACCAGGAGAACTGAACAAGGGAAACTAGCTACTGCCATGATTAGTATTCTTGGTAGATTAGGAAAAGTGGAACTTGCCAGGGGTGTCTTCCATACTGCTTTAAATGAGGGTTATGGAAAGACTGTTTATGGTTTCTCTGCTCTAATTAGTGCTTTCGGAAGAAGTGGGTATTGTGATGAGGCCTTAAAGGTTTTCGATTCCATGAAAAACTATGGGTTGAAGCCTAATCTAGTTATTTATAATGCTGTGATTGATGCTTGTGGGAAAGGAGGATTGGAGTTTAAAAGAGTCGTGGAGATTTTTGATGAGATGTTAAGGAGCGGTGTGCAGCCAGATCGAATCACTTTTAATTCCTTGCTTGCGGTTTGTAGTAGAGGGGGTTTATGGGAGGCTGCTAGTAATTTGTTTAGTGAGATGGTTGATAGAGGGATTGATCGAGATATTTTCACTTATAATACATTTTTGGATGCAGTTTGTAAAGGTGGACAAATGGATTTGGCTTTTGAGATTATGGCAGAAATGCCTGCTAAAAACATTTTCCCTAATGTTATTACCTATAGTACCATGGTTGATGGGTATGCAAAGGCTGGTAGATTTGATGATGCACTCAATTTGTtcaatgaaatgaaatttttgggtATTGGTTTGGATAGAGTTTCATATAATACTATGCTTTCTATTTATGCAAAGCTTGGTAGGTTTGAGGAGGCTCTAGATATTTGCAGGGAGATGGAGGATTCAGGGATGAGGAGGGATGTTGTTACTTACAATGCACTTTTGGGTGGATACGGAAAACAAGGAAAGTATGATGAAGTTAGAGCACTGTTTGATGAAATGAAAGCTCAAAAGGTGTCACCTAATTTATTAACTTACTCCACAGTGATTGATGTGTATTCGAAGGGTGGTTTGTATGACGAGGCTATGGATGTTTTTAGGGAGTTTAAGCGGGCAGGATTGAAGGCTGATGTTGTACTATACAGTGCATTAATCGATGCTTTATGCAAGAATGGGTTGGTGGAATATGCTGTATCCTTGCTTGATGAGATGACAAAGGAAGGGATTAGGCCTAATGTTGTTACATACAATTCTATCATTGATGCTTTTGGTCGGTCTGCAACTTCAGAACATGTGTTTGATGCTGGTGGGATCCGTGAGTCACTAGCTGACTCTTCTTCTTCATTGGTCATCAAGCAATGTATTCATGGCAGGGCAGTAGATAGGGAGGATAACCGGATTGTAAAAATTTTTGGGCAGCTGGCCGCTGAAAAAGGAGGCCAAGCAAAGAAGGATTGTGGTGGCAAGCGGGAAATCTTGTGCATCTTGGGAATTTTTCAGAAGATGCATGAGCTAGAAATTAGACCAAATGTTGTCACCTTCTCAGCCATCCTAAACGCATGCAG TCGCTGTGATTCCTTTGAGGATGCTTCAATGTTGTTGGAAGAGCTCCAGTTGTTTGATAATCAGGTCTATGGTGTTGCCTATGGTCTTCTTATGGGCTATAGGGAGAATGGTTGGACCCAAGCTCAATCCCTATTTGATGAAGTGAAGTTGATAGACTCTTCAACTGCTTCTGCCTTTTATAATGCTCTGACTGACATGCTGTGGCACTTTGGTCAG AAACGGGGAGCCCAGCTGGTTGTGCTTGAAGGAAAACGCCGGCAAGTGTGGGACAATGTATGGTCTAATTCTTGCTTAGATTTGCATCTTATGTCCTCTGGTGCGGCTAGAGCAATGGTGCATTCATGGTTGTTAAACATACATTCTACTGTTTTTGAAGGGCATGAATTGCCGAAGCTGTTAAG CATTTTGACAGGTTGGGGCAAACATAGCAAAGTAGTCGGTGATGGTGCACTAAGGCGAGCTGTTGAGGCACTCATTACTGGCATGGGTGCACCCTTTCAGCTTGCTAAGTGTAACTTAGGTAGATTCGTCTCGACAGGTCCTGTAGTTACAGCCTGGTTAAGAGAATCTGGCACCAAAAACTTGCTTGTTCTTCATGATAATAGAACACAGCCTGAAAACACAAGGTTTGAAGAAATCTCAAATTTACAGACACTTACTTTATAG